CTACGGTATTGCTGAATGTGGAACCGGGTGCGCACACGCAACCCTTCGTCACCGTGGACAACTACCACGGCGCTCGCAAGATGACGGAGTATCTGATCGGCCTGGGATGCAAGCGGATCGTCCACATATCCGGCCCCCGCCATAATCGCGACGCGTTCCAGCGCCAGCGTGGCTTCCTCGATGCGATGAAGCAGCATCTGCATGAACGCCAGCCGCTGGTTTTGCCGGGCGATTTCAGGGAACAGTCGGGAGAGGACGCGGTGCGCATGTTGCTGGCGGACGGTGCGCCGGTCGATGCGATCTTCGCGGCGAACGACGTGATGGCGGTGGGCGCGATTTCGGCCCTGCGCGAAAGCGGCATCGCCGTGGGGGAGGACGTGCTGGTGGCCGGTTTCGACGACATCCCGATGGCGCGCCACATGGCGCCGGGGCTGACCACGATGCATTCCGACATCGCCCGGCTGGGATCGACGGCCGCGATGCTCCTGCTCCGTATGATGGGCGGGGAGGCGCTGGGCAGTGAGGATGGCCGCGTCCTGGTGCCAGATATCGTAACGCGCGGTTCCACCGGTGAAGCCGAGAGAGGTTCGCCGGGCCCCAAGGCGACGGCCACGCTGCGCGGTGGATGAAACCGGCCATGGCCCTCGATCTTCGCGAGGCCATGGCGAGAGTGGCCGTGGTATAGCCGGAGCGGTGCGGTTCTGTTCAATGCTGCTGGCCGGACATGTGAGCGGAAGCGCCAGGGGATGAAGCTGGAATAGTCGGTGCCGTATCGTGAAAAGCAACGCGCGGTGCTCGGCCGGGAGAATGTCGCATGAGGTTACTGATCGCTTGCCTGCTCGCGCTGGCGCTCTCCGCTTGTGCGCATTGGCCGGGCGCGTCCCGAGGCGATGTATCGCGCGCCCAACCGCTCGCGGCGATGACCTACAACATCCGGCTCGATCTTGCCTCCGATGGACCCGCTGCGTGGCCGAAGCGGCGTGACTTGGCAATCGCTCTGATCGGCCACGAGGCGCCGGACGTCATCGGAATGCAGGAGGTCCTGCTTGGCCAGATGAACGACCTCAGGGCAGGTTTGCCCGGATACCGGCTGGTCGGGGTGGGGCGCGACGACGGGGGCGAAGGCGGCGAATTCTCGCCGATCGGCTGGCGCGAGGATTGCTTTGTTTTACTCGACTGGGGTACGTTCTGGCTTTCCGATACGCCTGCCGTGCCCGGTCTTGGCTGGGACGCGGCCTACCCCCGCATCGCGACCTGGGCGCTGCTCCGCGATCGGCGGAACGGACGTGTTCTGCGCGTCCTCAACACGCACCTCGACAATAATGGCGAGACCGCGCGCGCGCGGGGCGCGGCGTTGATCCTGCGCTGGGCGCGTGAGGGGGAGGGGGCGGGCAGCGACACCCCGACGGTGATCATGGGCGATTTCAATGCACCGCCCGGCAGTACGCCTTATTCCATCCTTACTGGCGCAGGGAGCGACGGGCTGCTCGACAGTCGCACCGCCAGCGCCACGCCGCCCTACGGACCCGGAGGAACCTTCAACGGCTTCGATATCGAAAGCGATAGCGGAACGCCTATCGACCACATCTTTGTCTCGCCCGACATCGCGGTGGACGGTTATTCGGTGATCACCCAGCAGTGGGGCGGGCGGCTCCCGTCCGACCACTACCCCGTCAAAGTGCAGCTTCGCCTACCCGCGAGGTAAGAGCGAGCGCACTATTGCTGCGGTTGGTCGAGCCACCCGCCGGTAAAGCCGATCCGCTCCAACCCACGCCGGATGTGGGGGTTTTTGCGCATGGTGCGCCAGACCAGCCCGCTGCGATGGTTCTCCATCATCGCCAGGATCGGGCCCTGGTCGATGCCGAGATGGTCGGCCGCAACCCAGCCGAGCTTGGGGTCGACCGGGCCGGTACGCGAATCCGCTTGCGTGAAGGTGAAGCTGGGATTGAACGCGTCCTTGAAACCATACTTGTCGTACACGCGATCGCCATATCGATCGCGCATCGCCATCAGGGCAGGGATCGTGACTTCGGGTGCGAAGGGGATGGAGCCCCCAGCCGCCGTGGGGACGATCGTGCCGTCGTCGACAACCCGGACCGAACTGACACCGCGCGCGGTATAGGTGAAGAAGGTTCGCAGCTTGCCGTTCACGGTATATTCGTCGCGCGAATA
Above is a genomic segment from Erythrobacter sp. 3-20A1M containing:
- a CDS encoding endonuclease/exonuclease/phosphatase family protein, with the translated sequence MRLLIACLLALALSACAHWPGASRGDVSRAQPLAAMTYNIRLDLASDGPAAWPKRRDLAIALIGHEAPDVIGMQEVLLGQMNDLRAGLPGYRLVGVGRDDGGEGGEFSPIGWREDCFVLLDWGTFWLSDTPAVPGLGWDAAYPRIATWALLRDRRNGRVLRVLNTHLDNNGETARARGAALILRWAREGEGAGSDTPTVIMGDFNAPPGSTPYSILTGAGSDGLLDSRTASATPPYGPGGTFNGFDIESDSGTPIDHIFVSPDIAVDGYSVITQQWGGRLPSDHYPVKVQLRLPAR
- a CDS encoding LacI family DNA-binding transcriptional regulator, which translates into the protein MVTIRDVAKHAGVSIASVSRALNGQDNVRAKTREKIEAAARELKFVPHSGARSLTSQRTHTIGVILPDLFGEFFSEIIRGIDRITHGAGKQMLLGNMHGSLHETTNAIRSMRGRVDGILLMPPNGVSEPLTTEALGFVPTVLLNVEPGAHTQPFVTVDNYHGARKMTEYLIGLGCKRIVHISGPRHNRDAFQRQRGFLDAMKQHLHERQPLVLPGDFREQSGEDAVRMLLADGAPVDAIFAANDVMAVGAISALRESGIAVGEDVLVAGFDDIPMARHMAPGLTTMHSDIARLGSTAAMLLLRMMGGEALGSEDGRVLVPDIVTRGSTGEAERGSPGPKATATLRGG